The Candidatus Krumholzibacteriia bacterium genome includes the window CGCAGTTTGAGGCCCAGTTGCAGGACTTTGTGGACTGGAAGACCGAGCGTGGCTTCCACACGATTCTTGCGATCACGGGCACTCCGGAAGTGGGCACGACGAAGCAGGAGATTCGAAATTACATCCACGGTCTCTACAACAACGCTACTCCCGAACTTCCCGCACCGAGCTTTGTGATCTTTGTCGGCGATGTGGCACAGATGCCGACCTGGACCGAGGCTGGAGATGCTACGGACCGTCCCTACTGCGATGTTGAGGGCGATCTGGTTCCGGACATCTACTATGGCCGCTTCTCGGCCACGAACCCGAGCCAGTTGCAGGCGATTCTCGACAAGACACTGATGTACGATCAGTTCGCCATGCCGGATCCTTCCTACCTGGAGGAAGTCGTGATGATTGCCGGCATGGACTGGAGCCATGGTTCCACCTGGGGCAATGGGCAGGTCAACTACGGCACGAACTATTACTTCAACCCTGAACACAACATCTACAGCCACACCTACCTGTATCCCGAGTCGGGGAGCAACTCGGGGAACATCATCCAGCATGTAAGCGACGGTGTGAGCTACATCAACTACTCGGCTCACGGGGACCAGACCAGTTGGTCGGATCCCTACTTCGGACAGAGTGATATCAACGGCCTGAACAACTACGGGAAGTACTGCCTCGCCGTCGGCAATTGCTGCATGACGAGTGCCTACGACTACGGCGAGTGCTTTGCCGAGACCTGGCTGCGGGCAACGGACAAGGGCGCGATCGGCTACATCGGCGGATCGGACAACACCTACTGGGACGAGGACTACTGGTGGGGAGTGGGAAATACGAGCAGTATTATCGCCAACCCGACCTATGAAGGCTCCGGTCTGGGAGCCTATGACGGGCTCTTCCACGATCACGGCGAGGCCGAGACGCAGCACTATGTGACCAACGACGCGATCATCTTCTCCGGGAACCTGGCCGTGATGGAAGCGGGCTCGAGTCTGGCGACTTACTACTGGAACATCTACAACCTCATGGGCGACCCGAGCATTTCCACCTGGATCGGCTTGCCGCAAGTCAACCCGGTGGATCATCCCGCAGTGATTTCTTCGGACATGGCAAGTGTGGAACTCAGTGCAGCGCCGGGAAGCTATGTGGGGCTGAGTCAGGGTGGCGTTCTCGCAGGAGCCGGGACGGTGGATGCGAGCGGCACGAGTGAGATTGAGCTCTGGAACCTGGATCCTCTCGGAGGAAGCCTTTCGCTTCTGGTCATGGCCCAGAACCGTGTGCCCTATTCCGCGGAGATTCTGCTGGGCGATGTGGATCTTCCGGAGATCAGTGTCAGTCCCGATTCCATGGACCTGGTTCTTTATACCGGCGAGACGGACAGCCATCTTCTCAGCATCAGCAATACCGGCGAAGAGGGAAGCACTTTGCTGTATTCTCTCTCTCTTCTGGATCCTCTTCTTCCCCTGGAGCGGAGTGTGGAAGGTTCCACCCTGACTCCGGATCCTTCGAACTACGAGCCGCACCAGACGCAGACCTACACGCTCACGGTCTACAACAACAGTTCCGACTATGAGTGGCTCAGTCAGGTGACTCTCGATTTTTCATCCGGCGTGGTTGTGGAAAGTTCCTCGGACTTTGTCGGGGGAAGCGGGGGAGAACTGGCCAGTAATCATGCCACCGGGCCCGGAGCCCTGCTGTCCTGGGATGATGAAAACGGCGGTTGGGGGAACATCTACGGCGGTGAGTCCGCCACCTGCCAGATCACCCTGAGTTTCCTGGGAATCTCCGGTGACCTGTCCATTCCCTTCAGCATCCGGGGAGACATCTACGGAGACGAGCCTCATGAGATCTTCGGCAACATGATCCTGGAAGGACCGTCGGGGCCCGGGATTACGGTACTCAGCCCTTCGGGAGAGGAACTCTGGGCCATCGGAAGCCTGGAGGAGTTCCGCTGGGCCTGGAGCGGGGACATTCCCTTCGTGAAGATCGAACTCAGCAGGGACAACGGAGAGACTTGGGAGATTCTTGCACAGTCCACGGAGAACATCGGCACCTGGCCCTGGCTGGTGGAGGGGTCTCCTTCTGCAGACTGCCTGGCGAAAATCAGCAGCAGCGATGGCAGCGTGAGCGGAGAGAGCAATGCTCCTTTCCTGATCTTCCAGCCTCTGGACTGGATCGAACTGGAAGTGAGTGAGGGGGGACTGGGCGCAGGGGAGACTGCGAACATTCCGGTCAATCTGGATGCCAGCGGTCTGGCGCAGGGAGACTACCGGGTGAACATTGTCATCGAACACAATGCTCCCGGCCCGGACATCACGGTTCCCCTGATCCTTCATGTTCTTGAGGGGGGGACGGGAGTGGAGTTCGAAACACCAGAACTTCAGCACTTTGGCAATTTCCCGAATCCCTTCAACCCGAAAACCCGGCTGGACTTTCATCTGCCGACTTCGGGTCCGGCGCTCCTGCAGATACACGATGTATCCGGCCGTGTCCTTCGCACACTCCACGAGGGGGTTCTTGCGTCGGGATTTCACTCCCTTGAATGGGACGGTCGTGATCACTTCGGACAGGAGCTTCCAAGTGGGATCTATTTCAGCCGGCTTTCCTTCGGAAATGAAAGCAGAAGCCGGAAGATGCTCCTTCTCAAGTAGTTTCCCAGAGTTCCTGTTTCTTTCCCGCAAAGGTGCGCGCCCCTGTCTCTTCCCCGGGGTTTGAAGGCATGGATTTCCTTTCCCATTGTCTTCCCCTACCTCAAACTGGTATAATAGAGATTGCCAACCGGCAAATTGGGTGCTTGGGCGTATCCAATTCATAGGAAATATCACCTCTCTGGGGGACCACATGCTCAGGAAAGCGTTGATCTCTATTCTCCTCATTGCCATAAGCCTTCCGGCCCTGGCCGCTACCGTTTCACTGGATTCCTCGAAGGATGCCTATAGCATCGAGGTTCTGGAATCTTCCGGATCCAGTTCGATCCTCCAGTACAATGTGCATCACTTTGACATGGAGTCCGTGATGATCTCCGGTGTGGAGTACACGAGCCTGAATCTCGGCACTCGTGCGCTTCATCAGGAGGCGGGACTTCCGGCACTTCCGACCCTTCGCGAGTCCATCGCAATTCCCGATGATGCGGAAATGAAGATCCGGGTTATCGAGAGCGACTTTGTGGACTTTGAGAATGTGGACATTGTGCCTTCCAAGGGTGCGCTGACCCGGAACATCGACCCCGCGATGGTTCCCTACAATTTCGACGACTTCTACAGCGGAGACCAGTGGTTCCCTTCAGGGGTGGCTCTCCTGGACACTCCCTACATCCTGAGAGATGTTCGCGGGCAGGTCGTTGAGATCAATCCTTTCCTCTACAATCCCTCCACCCACACCCTGCGTGTCTACCACTCCGTGACGGTGGCCGTGGAGGCGAGTGGGCCGGGCCGGACCAATGTTCTGGAATCCCGCCCTCCCGCACGAGTGGAGGAGTTCGAAAAGCTCTATCGCCATCACTTCATGAACTACGATGGCAGTGGCGATCGCTATACTTCCGTGGGCGAAGAGGGCGACATGCTGGTGATTTACTATGATGCCTTTGCCCCGCAGATCCAGCCTCTCGTGGACTGGAGAAACCAGATGGGGATTTCTACGGAGATGGTCCCTGTTTCCATGGCCGGTTCTTCCGGCTCTGCGCTCATGAGTTATGTCCAGTCCTACTATGACAACCCTTCCCACAATCTGGCCTTTGTTCTCCTGGTGGGCGATGGCGCGCAGGTTCCTTACCTGGTCAATGATGGCGGGGCAGCGGATCCGAGCCTCAGCCTTCTGGCCGGTGGCGACAGCTACCCCGAGATCTTCGTCGGTCGAATTTCTGCGGAGAATGCGAATCAGGTAACGGTTCAGGTGCAGAAGACCATCGAGTACGAAAGAGATGCCCAGGCCGGTGGCGACTGGTATCACAAGGCAACGGGGATCGGCTCTTCAGAGGGCTCCGGTATCGGTGATGACGGAGAGGCCGACTGGCAGCATCAGGACAACATTCGTGCCGACCTTCTCGGATTCACCTATACGGAAGTGGATCAGATCTACGATCCGGGGGCAAGTTCCTCCCAGGTAACTTCCGCCGTGAACGCAGGGCGCAGCTTTATGAATTACACGGGCCATGGAAGCACGACGGCCTGGAGCACGACCGGTTTCTCCAACAGCAATGTCAACTCCCTGAGCAATGACAACATGCTGCCCTATATCGTCAGCGTTGCCTGCGTGAACGGCGAGTTCATGAACACGACCTGTTTCGCGGAAGCCTGGCTTCGCGCCACGCACAATGGTGAGGCCAGCGGTGCTGTCGCCATGTACGCTTCGACAGTCAACCAGCAGTGGGCGACTCCCATGTGCGGGCAGGACGAAATCGTGGACCTGCTCGTTGCCGGAGAGAAGCGGACCTATGGCGGTCTTTGCTTCAATGGTTCCTGCCAGATGATGGACGAGTACGGTTCGAATGGTCAGACCGAGTTCAAGAACTGGACGATCTTCGGCGATCCCGCGCTCCGGGTTCGCACGGACACTCCTTCGGCTCTTTCCATCAGCCATGCAGATGCTCTTGACCCCATGGCCGATTCCTTCCAGGTGGAAGCAGAAGCCGGGGCTCTCGCTGCGATCAGTTACAATGGCAATCTCATCGGCTCTGCCTTTGCCGATGCCTCCGGCACGGCCACGGTTCCTCTGGATGGAGTCATCCCCGACAATGGCGACGATGTCATTCTGACGGTCTCCTCCTTCAAC containing:
- a CDS encoding C25 family cysteine peptidase, with translation GNARAEEALKLSTWSPFFAPLYDRIAGGRGLHDSYPDLVRDVVTLVVVAPPQFEAQLQDFVDWKTERGFHTILAITGTPEVGTTKQEIRNYIHGLYNNATPELPAPSFVIFVGDVAQMPTWTEAGDATDRPYCDVEGDLVPDIYYGRFSATNPSQLQAILDKTLMYDQFAMPDPSYLEEVVMIAGMDWSHGSTWGNGQVNYGTNYYFNPEHNIYSHTYLYPESGSNSGNIIQHVSDGVSYINYSAHGDQTSWSDPYFGQSDINGLNNYGKYCLAVGNCCMTSAYDYGECFAETWLRATDKGAIGYIGGSDNTYWDEDYWWGVGNTSSIIANPTYEGSGLGAYDGLFHDHGEAETQHYVTNDAIIFSGNLAVMEAGSSLATYYWNIYNLMGDPSISTWIGLPQVNPVDHPAVISSDMASVELSAAPGSYVGLSQGGVLAGAGTVDASGTSEIELWNLDPLGGSLSLLVMAQNRVPYSAEILLGDVDLPEISVSPDSMDLVLYTGETDSHLLSISNTGEEGSTLLYSLSLLDPLLPLERSVEGSTLTPDPSNYEPHQTQTYTLTVYNNSSDYEWLSQVTLDFSSGVVVESSSDFVGGSGGELASNHATGPGALLSWDDENGGWGNIYGGESATCQITLSFLGISGDLSIPFSIRGDIYGDEPHEIFGNMILEGPSGPGITVLSPSGEELWAIGSLEEFRWAWSGDIPFVKIELSRDNGETWEILAQSTENIGTWPWLVEGSPSADCLAKISSSDGSVSGESNAPFLIFQPLDWIELEVSEGGLGAGETANIPVNLDASGLAQGDYRVNIVIEHNAPGPDITVPLILHVLEGGTGVEFETPELQHFGNFPNPFNPKTRLDFHLPTSGPALLQIHDVSGRVLRTLHEGVLASGFHSLEWDGRDHFGQELPSGIYFSRLSFGNESRSRKMLLLK
- a CDS encoding C25 family cysteine peptidase; this translates as MISILLIAISLPALAATVSLDSSKDAYSIEVLESSGSSSILQYNVHHFDMESVMISGVEYTSLNLGTRALHQEAGLPALPTLRESIAIPDDAEMKIRVIESDFVDFENVDIVPSKGALTRNIDPAMVPYNFDDFYSGDQWFPSGVALLDTPYILRDVRGQVVEINPFLYNPSTHTLRVYHSVTVAVEASGPGRTNVLESRPPARVEEFEKLYRHHFMNYDGSGDRYTSVGEEGDMLVIYYDAFAPQIQPLVDWRNQMGISTEMVPVSMAGSSGSALMSYVQSYYDNPSHNLAFVLLVGDGAQVPYLVNDGGAADPSLSLLAGGDSYPEIFVGRISAENANQVTVQVQKTIEYERDAQAGGDWYHKATGIGSSEGSGIGDDGEADWQHQDNIRADLLGFTYTEVDQIYDPGASSSQVTSAVNAGRSFMNYTGHGSTTAWSTTGFSNSNVNSLSNDNMLPYIVSVACVNGEFMNTTCFAEAWLRATHNGEASGAVAMYASTVNQQWATPMCGQDEIVDLLVAGEKRTYGGLCFNGSCQMMDEYGSNGQTEFKNWTIFGDPALRVRTDTPSALSISHADALDPMADSFQVEAEAGALAAISYNGNLIGSAFADASGTATVPLDGVIPDNGDDVILTVSSFNRFTVVENLPTGPVLIPTCDVTPGELDVTLLSGDTTSEWLHISNNGEAGSVLNWSIEINDPNFPLSRGSGRSMSGSTLSVDPSDYLPGTSVDITVSATNNSSDNEWTIAVALDFPAGIVVNSATDMTGGSGGSLSYNGASGDGAAVEWTDPDGGWGQIYPGETGTATVNVTFTGTGDLVADWTQTGDDWGDNPHSVDGTVTFHMLGPAVNVLAPNGGEVFALGSDVAIEYSAAGGVGMVAIELSRNSGLSWEVLLESAFPSGLYTWTAEGDVSAHCRVRVRDILDSEVSDTSDADFTITNDMSWVVVPVTSGSIPQGSSQSVELLFSAEDRPDGVYEAELFLSSNAEDDLLIPVTLTVYSDLTDAGSTPARVALGQNFPNPFNPTTAISFSLPSGGEVELAVYTPSGERVRTLLRGMQGEGNHHVVWDGSDDRGNPVSSGVYFYRLETGVKTLSRKMLMLK